In Anabaena cylindrica PCC 7122, a single genomic region encodes these proteins:
- a CDS encoding helix-turn-helix domain-containing protein — translation MARIHQLFALSMNRYGVKGKELADIVGISPQHITEFRKGRSWVSEDTFESMLEGMDHLSPGSKKYFCELLANQSIARMDNKQLLVDLIDNANADEVEAALLAIGRKWKKEDSSRNTDSTEKRTLTDAIAV, via the coding sequence ATGGCAAGAATTCATCAACTGTTTGCGCTTTCCATGAATAGGTACGGAGTCAAAGGTAAAGAATTAGCGGACATTGTGGGTATATCTCCGCAGCACATAACGGAATTTAGGAAAGGTAGATCATGGGTGAGTGAAGACACCTTTGAATCCATGCTGGAGGGTATGGATCATTTATCGCCAGGAAGCAAAAAGTATTTCTGTGAACTGCTTGCTAATCAATCTATTGCACGCATGGATAATAAGCAACTTTTGGTTGATTTAATCGACAATGCCAATGCTGACGAAGTAGAAGCTGCATTACTAGCAATTGGACGGAAGTGGAAAAAGGAAGATAGCAGTAGAAATACTGACTCTACTGAAAAACGTACTTTGACGGATGCGATCGCTGTATAG
- a CDS encoding antirestriction protein ArdA, producing the protein MKVGIKAIANYPLRIAIRTLNQKPPKAMELTLLSESDAIAIEEQLNDVYRNGKTLIIEKLDRAALSLAASLAGVDFPYFNNCVSSSLKCNLPYPVNQRECTYQDTPKIYVACLSAYNSGKLHGLYIDATQDTEDILDDINWMLSWSPVRNYEPCEEWAIHDHENFGDFSIGEYESLEYISQLAKALDSAADKDAMSAWLNYAKGLTSDPNIEELAEEFGSYYCGRWDSEKDFALKSEDIESMFNWSEFEKNFKFWSFHIDWDSVARELFMEGYDSVKADRGVYVFREYHG; encoded by the coding sequence TTGAAAGTTGGTATTAAAGCGATTGCTAACTATCCCTTAAGAATAGCAATACGCACATTAAATCAAAAACCACCCAAAGCAATGGAATTAACGTTATTATCAGAATCCGACGCGATCGCAATTGAAGAACAGCTTAATGATGTTTACAGGAATGGCAAAACTTTAATAATTGAAAAACTAGATCGTGCTGCTTTAAGTTTAGCCGCTTCACTTGCTGGTGTAGATTTTCCTTACTTCAATAACTGTGTAAGTAGTTCCTTAAAATGTAATTTACCCTATCCAGTAAATCAGAGAGAATGCACTTATCAGGACACTCCTAAAATATATGTGGCTTGTTTATCTGCTTACAATTCAGGTAAGTTGCACGGCTTATATATTGATGCAACACAAGACACGGAAGACATACTAGATGATATTAACTGGATGCTTTCTTGGTCGCCTGTTCGGAATTATGAGCCATGTGAAGAGTGGGCGATTCATGATCATGAAAATTTTGGCGATTTTTCAATAGGAGAGTACGAAAGTTTAGAATATATCAGCCAATTAGCTAAAGCCTTAGATAGTGCTGCTGATAAAGATGCAATGTCTGCATGGTTAAACTATGCAAAAGGTTTGACTAGTGATCCAAATATTGAAGAATTAGCAGAAGAATTTGGTAGCTATTACTGTGGTCGTTGGGATTCAGAAAAAGATTTTGCTCTAAAATCAGAGGACATCGAATCAATGTTTAACTGGTCAGAGTTTGAGAAGAATTTTAAATTTTGGTCGTTTCATATTGATTGGGATTCTGTAGCTAGAGAGCTATTTATGGAAGGTTATGACTCGGTTAAAGCTGATCGGGGTGTTTATGTGTTTCGTGAATATCACGGCTAA
- a CDS encoding Rad52/Rad22 family DNA repair protein encodes MLTVTREEFKQILAELSKPFLPEQHQERTLRGGGRWLFVPWQHIRDRLNNVYPEWSCSYSHPIYVGDDCCIRCTITIAGVSREAPGIAPIVLLSNEGKNMARGTPTERAIADAFKNAAEAFGVAAYLDDQKLTDKLMRKQGDLRAYKFGKENEELAAGARGIPIKQAQPVKKVLPSATAQVINLEQVKLLWSTARKLNLTEDDVREAIAKFNLVSTKEIPVNKFSQVMTELENLAF; translated from the coding sequence ATGCTAACCGTAACCCGTGAGGAATTTAAACAAATTCTTGCAGAGCTATCTAAACCGTTTTTACCAGAGCAGCACCAGGAGCGAACATTGAGAGGCGGGGGAAGATGGCTGTTTGTGCCGTGGCAGCACATCAGAGATAGGCTAAATAATGTTTATCCAGAATGGTCATGCTCGTATTCCCACCCGATTTATGTGGGTGATGATTGCTGTATAAGGTGTACTATCACTATCGCTGGTGTTTCTCGTGAAGCTCCAGGAATTGCGCCCATTGTGCTGCTTTCAAACGAGGGCAAGAACATGGCTAGAGGTACGCCCACAGAGAGAGCTATAGCAGATGCTTTTAAAAATGCTGCTGAGGCTTTCGGAGTCGCGGCGTACTTGGATGATCAAAAGCTGACAGATAAACTCATGCGGAAGCAGGGAGATTTGAGGGCTTATAAATTTGGTAAGGAAAATGAGGAATTAGCAGCGGGAGCTAGAGGAATACCAATCAAGCAAGCTCAACCAGTTAAAAAGGTTTTACCATCTGCCACAGCCCAAGTAATAAATTTGGAGCAAGTGAAACTGTTATGGTCAACTGCCAGAAAATTAAACTTAACTGAGGATGATGTTAGAGAAGCGATCGCAAAGTTTAACTTAGTTTCTACAAAAGAAATTCCTGTAAACAAATTTAGCCAGGTGATGACAGAGTTAGAAAATTTAGCTTTTTAA
- a CDS encoding thermonuclease family protein: protein MKILKIVVTLLSFSVIGTGIAFYLYANKKFGTAYNSYSAKLSAPGTTEEWEVLSIRDGDTIKVKKNGVIENIRLCGIDAPEISQPLGKESRDYLRSVFSLKKMVQISTVGTDRYNRKIGEVFLINSDGTEKFLNEELVKAGMAYVYHQYSKNCPNEISLKNGEAMAQSKKIGVWSRNYQKPWEYRKAKRSK from the coding sequence ATGAAGATTTTAAAAATAGTTGTAACCTTACTTTCTTTTAGTGTAATTGGTACGGGAATTGCATTTTATTTATATGCTAATAAAAAATTTGGTACAGCGTACAATTCTTATTCAGCAAAGCTTTCAGCGCCAGGTACAACAGAAGAGTGGGAAGTTTTATCTATTCGTGATGGCGATACTATCAAGGTTAAAAAGAATGGAGTTATTGAAAATATTCGATTGTGTGGAATAGATGCTCCTGAGATTTCACAACCATTAGGAAAGGAATCTAGGGATTATTTACGTTCTGTTTTTTCCCTTAAGAAAATGGTACAAATTTCTACTGTTGGTACAGATAGATATAACAGGAAAATTGGTGAGGTATTTTTAATTAATTCAGATGGTACAGAAAAATTTCTCAATGAAGAATTAGTTAAAGCTGGGATGGCTTACGTTTATCATCAGTATTCCAAGAATTGCCCAAATGAAATTTCCCTTAAGAATGGGGAAGCGATGGCTCAATCGAAAAAGATCGGCGTGTGGAGTAGAAACTACCAAAAACCCTGGGAATACCGCAAGGCTAAACGTAGCAAATAA
- a CDS encoding O-antigen ligase family protein: MRSLLGHPTHLSGLIYWGLIAVFTLTNSLVLQIKPKLLKQQLQGFIAGSVILVLSIIPQYFNWTIDYTINSGQLFNNNILLSSIYKGHQPIGLYSHRGHSAFVLAAAAAAILSSWKSKIFSSKVLLILPVIITALLLTQTRAGIVALLASLVFLMGNNRIVWISAITSLVLIISISTTRQIEGISIVKQLTSDRLWIWEISKSAINKNPYHGYGLDGFNIAYPQMKNVKKEVIFTPYTKSHNLIIDWAVSIGVAGAALYLLIFGYCFFINESPLSAVVIVYLVYTMTWFESGQFTHIAWWALSLFNYEKSINNYNFTSQPKVCTSLESTVRSRISTAVKGVFRKLPIW, translated from the coding sequence ATGCGATCGCTTTTAGGGCATCCTACGCACCTATCAGGGTTAATTTACTGGGGGTTAATAGCAGTATTTACTCTAACTAATTCACTTGTACTACAAATAAAGCCAAAATTATTAAAACAGCAATTACAAGGATTTATTGCAGGTAGCGTAATTTTGGTATTATCAATTATTCCTCAGTACTTTAACTGGACTATTGATTACACTATTAATAGTGGTCAATTATTTAATAATAATATTCTTTTAAGTAGCATTTACAAAGGTCATCAGCCGATTGGCTTGTATTCTCATAGAGGGCATTCAGCCTTTGTTTTAGCAGCGGCAGCAGCGGCTATTTTATCAAGTTGGAAAAGTAAAATATTTAGTAGTAAAGTTCTATTGATACTACCTGTAATAATTACAGCATTACTGCTAACACAAACCAGGGCGGGAATAGTGGCTTTACTTGCTTCCCTGGTTTTTCTAATGGGAAATAATAGGATAGTTTGGATAAGTGCGATCACTTCTTTAGTTTTAATCATAAGTATTTCTACCACAAGACAAATAGAGGGAATATCTATTGTTAAGCAACTTACATCTGATAGGCTTTGGATTTGGGAGATATCCAAAAGTGCAATCAATAAAAATCCTTATCATGGATACGGTTTGGATGGCTTCAATATTGCTTATCCACAAATGAAGAATGTCAAAAAAGAAGTAATTTTTACACCTTATACGAAATCACACAATTTAATAATTGATTGGGCTGTATCTATTGGTGTCGCAGGGGCAGCTTTATATTTATTAATATTTGGGTATTGCTTTTTCATAAATGAATCTCCATTATCAGCCGTGGTAATTGTATATTTAGTTTATACAATGACCTGGTTTGAATCGGGGCAGTTTACACACATTGCATGGTGGGCATTAAGCCTATTTAATTATGAAAAATCTATTAATAATTATAATTTTACTTCTCAGCCAAAAGTCTGTACTAGCCTGGAATCCACAGTTAGAAGCAGAATTTCAACAGCGGTCAAAGGAGTATTTAGAAAGCTTCCCATCTGGTAA
- a CDS encoding recombinase family protein produces the protein MLIGYARISTDDQNLNLQMDALQLAGCEKIYSDRTSGAKAERPGLSLALEVARTGDVLVVWRLDRLGRSLKDLIEMMETLDKRGIGLSSLQESITTTNNSGRLIFHLFGALAEFERNLIRERTTAGLVAARGRGHRGGRPKALDPTKRQLAVRLYTEKQYTIIEICNLMGISKPTLYNYIAEIKTEHGT, from the coding sequence ATGTTGATAGGCTATGCCCGAATTTCAACAGATGACCAAAATCTGAACCTGCAAATGGATGCTTTACAGCTTGCTGGTTGCGAGAAAATTTACTCCGACCGCACAAGCGGTGCAAAAGCAGAACGACCTGGACTTTCCTTAGCATTGGAAGTAGCACGGACTGGTGATGTTCTGGTGGTATGGCGGCTAGACCGCTTAGGAAGATCGCTCAAAGATTTGATTGAAATGATGGAAACCTTAGATAAGCGAGGAATTGGGCTTTCTAGCTTGCAAGAATCCATCACCACCACGAATAACAGTGGTAGATTAATTTTCCATTTGTTTGGTGCATTGGCTGAATTTGAGCGTAACCTCATCCGTGAACGCACTACGGCTGGACTTGTAGCGGCACGAGGGCGTGGTCATAGAGGAGGTAGACCAAAAGCCCTAGATCCAACTAAACGTCAATTAGCAGTAAGACTTTATACCGAAAAACAATACACAATTATTGAAATATGTAATTTGATGGGAATTTCCAAACCAACGCTCTACAACTATATTGCAGAGATAAAAACTGAACATGGTACATAA
- a CDS encoding IS481 family transposase, with product MVHKQISVEALINLRHRLDGLPSRCQERRILIEETAALYGVSTDTLYRALRNSSRPKSINRSDSGTPRKLSLAEMERYCEVIAAMKIRTSNKKGRHISTVRAIELLEEFGMETPDGFVQPDKGALTRSTVNYYLKTWGYDQERMTRQPPAVRFQAEYSNECWHFDLSPSDLKHVKQPSWVEPGRGNPLLMLYSIVDDRSGLCYQEYHCVYGEDVEAALRFLFNAMTAKTTDGFAFQGIPEMIYTDNGPIAKSHVFQNVMDCLRINLVTHMPAGKDGRRVTARSKGKVERPFRTVKEAHETLYHFHEPESDIEANLWLRQYLLHYNDKPHRIEPHSRLEDWLRNIPKSGLRSMCSWERFCTFAREPQRRKVGTDARVSVEGVAYEVEPDLAGETVVLWWGLFDNELYVEKEDRRYGPFYPVDGPIPLHRYRKFKKTKTEERADKIANLAKKLGLPRTALDKNTDLQFLVDKYKELEPTVTPFNDPDPYQEFTYPTVLFAKRAISEQLAKPLAKLSPEQLAFIDALLAETLNKKAIIERVRQYFRSNQGEEQNAH from the coding sequence ATGGTACATAAGCAAATCTCTGTAGAGGCACTTATTAATTTACGCCACCGCCTCGACGGATTGCCTAGCCGTTGTCAAGAGCGGCGAATTCTCATCGAAGAGACAGCAGCATTATATGGAGTGTCAACAGATACACTATATCGCGCCTTGCGTAACTCATCACGCCCCAAATCCATAAATCGCTCAGATAGCGGGACCCCCAGAAAACTTTCACTCGCGGAAATGGAACGCTACTGCGAGGTCATCGCGGCCATGAAAATCCGCACTAGTAACAAGAAAGGGCGACATATCTCCACAGTCCGGGCAATTGAACTGTTGGAGGAGTTTGGGATGGAAACACCCGATGGTTTTGTCCAACCAGATAAAGGTGCGTTAACTAGAAGCACTGTCAATTATTACTTAAAAACATGGGGGTATGATCAAGAACGCATGACCAGGCAACCGCCTGCGGTGCGTTTTCAAGCAGAGTACAGCAACGAATGTTGGCATTTCGACCTCAGCCCATCTGATTTAAAACACGTAAAACAGCCATCATGGGTAGAACCGGGTAGAGGTAATCCATTACTGATGCTTTATAGTATTGTTGATGACCGTAGTGGTTTATGTTATCAAGAATACCACTGTGTTTATGGGGAGGATGTAGAAGCTGCATTACGTTTCTTATTTAATGCGATGACAGCGAAAACAACCGACGGCTTTGCCTTTCAGGGGATTCCAGAGATGATTTATACGGATAACGGACCCATTGCGAAAAGCCACGTATTCCAAAATGTGATGGATTGCCTGAGAATCAATCTTGTTACCCATATGCCTGCGGGTAAAGATGGTCGTCGGGTAACAGCCCGCTCCAAAGGCAAAGTAGAAAGACCTTTTCGGACAGTCAAAGAAGCCCATGAGACTCTGTATCACTTTCATGAACCGGAAAGCGACATTGAAGCTAACTTATGGTTGCGCCAATATTTGTTGCATTACAACGACAAACCACACCGCATAGAGCCGCATTCCCGGCTGGAAGATTGGTTGCGAAATATACCTAAGTCTGGCTTGCGTTCGATGTGTAGTTGGGAGCGATTCTGTACCTTTGCCCGTGAACCACAGCGCAGAAAAGTGGGAACGGATGCTAGGGTATCGGTAGAGGGTGTGGCTTATGAGGTAGAACCGGACTTAGCAGGAGAAACTGTCGTGCTATGGTGGGGCTTGTTTGACAACGAACTGTACGTAGAAAAAGAAGACCGTCGCTACGGACCATTTTACCCAGTTGACGGTCCTATCCCCTTACACCGCTACCGTAAATTTAAGAAAACTAAAACCGAAGAACGGGCAGATAAAATTGCCAATTTAGCTAAAAAGTTGGGTTTGCCACGAACTGCCTTGGACAAAAACACGGATTTACAATTTCTGGTGGATAAGTATAAGGAATTGGAGCCAACTGTTACACCTTTTAACGACCCTGACCCATACCAAGAATTTACTTATCCGACTGTATTGTTTGCTAAGAGGGCGATTTCTGAACAACTGGCCAAACCTTTGGCTAAATTGTCTCCCGAACAGTTGGCATTCATTGATGCCCTGCTGGCTGAGACTCTGAATAAAAAAGCGATTATTGAACGAGTGCGGCAATATTTCCGCTCAAATCAAGGAGAGGAACAAAATGCTCACTGA
- a CDS encoding ExeA family protein, translated as MLTEVMEHFRLLREFRKAGYYETEHQKQLFKDIKVAIHSGKLVAITGIIGCGKTTTLRRLFEVLEKEGKILVSKSLSVDKNRATLPTLIAALFYDLATDKEIKIPALGEKRERELRDLIRKGKKPVALFVDEAHDLHYSTLTGLKRLIEVVEDGGGTLSVVLAGHPKLKNDLRRPTMEEIGYRATVFSLEGIVGSQKEYIEWLVSKCTTEDTQISEILEPDAIELLAMRLRTPLQIEQHLTLAFEAAYLFGEKTVTTAIIESILSKQIDDLEPTLTRHGYDVRGLAEQFNAKPAEIKLLFRGQLDPARSRELHEQMLAAGLPL; from the coding sequence ATGCTCACTGAAGTCATGGAACACTTTCGATTGCTCAGAGAGTTCCGCAAGGCTGGCTACTACGAAACAGAACACCAAAAACAATTGTTTAAGGATATTAAAGTCGCAATCCATTCAGGAAAGCTGGTTGCCATCACGGGAATTATCGGGTGTGGCAAGACGACGACTTTACGACGTTTGTTTGAGGTTTTGGAGAAAGAAGGCAAGATTTTAGTCTCGAAATCGCTTTCTGTTGATAAAAACCGAGCGACGCTACCAACACTGATTGCTGCCTTATTTTACGATTTAGCAACAGATAAGGAAATTAAAATTCCTGCACTTGGGGAAAAACGAGAACGGGAACTGCGTGACTTGATTAGAAAAGGTAAAAAGCCTGTGGCGTTGTTTGTAGATGAGGCTCACGACTTACATTACAGTACGCTCACAGGACTCAAACGTTTAATTGAGGTAGTTGAAGACGGTGGTGGTACGCTCTCAGTTGTGTTAGCTGGTCATCCTAAGCTGAAAAATGATTTACGCCGTCCAACTATGGAAGAAATTGGCTATCGGGCAACTGTTTTTTCTTTGGAGGGTATTGTTGGTAGTCAAAAAGAATATATTGAATGGTTGGTATCTAAATGTACTACTGAAGATACTCAAATAAGTGAGATATTGGAGCCGGATGCTATTGAATTACTTGCCATGCGGTTGAGGACACCATTGCAAATTGAGCAACATTTGACACTAGCTTTCGAGGCTGCATACCTTTTTGGAGAGAAAACTGTTACCACAGCGATTATTGAGTCTATTTTATCTAAGCAAATTGACGATTTGGAACCCACCTTAACCCGGCATGGCTACGATGTAAGGGGCTTGGCGGAACAGTTCAATGCCAAACCGGCGGAAATTAAATTGCTGTTTCGCGGACAACTTGATCCAGCCCGCTCTCGTGAATTACACGAGCAAATGCTGGCGGCAGGACTGCCACTTTGA
- the tmk gene encoding dTMP kinase, whose translation MKYLGKYIAIEGIDGVGKTTQAQLLKNWFEYLDIPLFTTRELSDGLIGKFSRDLLHQGLYLPPRTLALLWASDTQHNQEKTEGVVSHLNEGKYVLSDRCYLSAYAYLFPECETSWISELHKFCLIPDITIFLDLDPEIALKRIEKRNEKLHEFETLASLIRIRENYLTLIKLLKDTWKQIEIIKLNESTSIDELQQAIRQGISRYLVYTNTTK comes from the coding sequence ATGAAGTATCTTGGAAAATATATTGCAATTGAAGGTATTGATGGTGTTGGTAAGACTACACAGGCTCAACTATTAAAGAATTGGTTCGAGTATCTTGATATACCTCTTTTTACAACAAGAGAGCTTAGTGATGGATTAATAGGGAAGTTTTCTAGAGATTTACTTCACCAAGGCTTATATCTACCTCCAAGGACTTTAGCACTTCTATGGGCATCTGATACACAACACAATCAGGAAAAGACTGAAGGCGTAGTTAGCCATCTTAATGAAGGAAAGTATGTATTAAGTGATAGGTGCTACCTATCAGCTTATGCATATCTTTTCCCAGAATGTGAAACCAGTTGGATTTCTGAATTACATAAATTTTGCTTAATACCTGATATAACTATTTTTCTGGATCTAGATCCAGAAATAGCTTTAAAGAGAATTGAAAAACGCAATGAGAAGCTACATGAATTTGAAACTCTTGCCTCTTTGATTAGAATTCGTGAAAACTACTTAACTTTGATAAAATTGTTAAAGGATACTTGGAAACAAATTGAAATTATTAAGCTTAATGAAAGCACTTCTATTGATGAATTACAGCAAGCTATAAGACAAGGAATAAGCAGATATTTAGTGTATACTAATACTACCAAATGA
- a CDS encoding pentapeptide repeat-containing protein: MTPQDFSNQNLRGRSFKGQNLEGANFSHADIRGANFTNAYLKDANFSHATAGLQKRWVVFLVCVSWFLCAISGFFSAFTGVLISLLFKNSSPEIQVMGWIALIVVIVVFIVILRQGFNSAGAFSIAIAGAIAGAVAFGRAIAIAAIAIAAIAIAMAMAIAIDIGGAIAIAAIAGALFNAYIALQAIKGDEKYSLIRNMAVAFAAFGGTSFRNANLTDANFTAAILKSTDFRRANLTRTCFNKTKKLEQVRPGTTYLQNAQVRQVLITGQKPEKNFDREDLRGVNFQGANLVDISFIGADLSQANLQDTDLSRAKLVQTQLNETDFTGATLTGAYIEDWGITSDTKFNGVRCEYVYMRLPTKENPDPLRKPDNNKEVFADGDFDDFIKPIFDTLDLYHNQGVDPRAIAISFKELAENNPDANLEIVAMEKRGEDKFLLRAKTAVTANKSELSNEYFNTYNQVKGLPEREIQLLLAEKNSQIKRLENMVMTALERPSFYSNVEQVGTMTNNPGGFSVGGNVGGNVSNKNLQGDNNRAVQGDNNQAVLGDSNQVTQQNQVGTATSESLTKEDVVKLLAQLETLIQGAELPADSKEELIEDLSAAKKATDKEDPNKERALNKLTDVTKALENTSKSVEAGQKIWTTAKPIIMKVASWLGAAAGSHLLGL; the protein is encoded by the coding sequence ATGACACCCCAGGATTTTTCTAATCAAAATCTTAGAGGACGTTCTTTCAAAGGACAAAATCTTGAAGGTGCAAACTTTAGCCATGCTGATATCAGGGGTGCAAATTTTACCAATGCCTACCTGAAAGATGCAAACTTTAGCCATGCCACCGCAGGTTTACAAAAACGGTGGGTAGTTTTTCTAGTCTGTGTATCGTGGTTCCTTTGTGCAATTTCCGGATTTTTCTCAGCTTTCACTGGAGTGTTAATATCTTTGCTCTTTAAAAATTCAAGCCCAGAAATTCAGGTGATGGGCTGGATTGCTTTAATTGTAGTGATTGTTGTTTTTATAGTTATCCTTCGCCAAGGATTCAACTCCGCCGGTGCCTTCTCCATCGCCATCGCTGGTGCCATCGCTGGTGCCGTCGCCTTCGGCAGAGCCATTGCTATCGCTGCCATTGCCATCGCTGCCATCGCCATTGCGATGGCAATGGCTATCGCTATCGACATCGGCGGAGCCATTGCCATCGCTGCTATCGCCGGTGCCTTATTTAATGCTTACATTGCTCTCCAAGCAATAAAGGGAGATGAAAAATACTCTTTGATTCGGAACATGGCTGTTGCTTTTGCAGCCTTTGGTGGTACAAGCTTTCGCAACGCCAACTTAACAGATGCTAATTTCACGGCTGCCATACTTAAAAGTACAGATTTTAGAAGAGCTAATTTGACTCGCACTTGTTTCAATAAAACTAAAAAACTTGAGCAGGTTCGCCCTGGCACAACTTACCTGCAAAATGCACAAGTGCGCCAAGTTTTGATAACAGGTCAAAAACCAGAAAAAAACTTTGACCGTGAGGACTTACGGGGGGTTAATTTTCAAGGAGCTAATTTGGTAGATATCAGCTTTATTGGTGCTGACTTGAGCCAAGCCAATTTACAAGATACTGATTTATCAAGAGCCAAGCTAGTACAAACACAACTTAACGAGACAGATTTTACAGGTGCAACTCTCACCGGGGCTTATATTGAGGATTGGGGCATTACCAGCGATACCAAGTTTAACGGTGTGAGATGTGAATATGTTTATATGCGACTACCCACCAAAGAAAACCCTGACCCTCTACGCAAACCCGATAACAATAAAGAAGTTTTTGCAGATGGAGATTTTGATGATTTTATCAAACCAATTTTTGACACCCTTGACCTTTATCATAATCAAGGTGTTGATCCCAGAGCGATCGCTATTTCATTCAAAGAATTAGCAGAAAATAACCCTGATGCTAATTTAGAGATCGTGGCAATGGAAAAACGGGGTGAAGATAAGTTTTTACTTCGTGCCAAAACAGCAGTTACGGCTAATAAATCAGAATTGAGTAACGAATATTTTAATACTTATAATCAAGTAAAAGGACTGCCAGAACGAGAAATTCAATTATTATTAGCCGAAAAAAATAGCCAAATTAAAAGATTAGAGAATATGGTAATGACAGCGTTAGAACGCCCTAGTTTTTATTCAAATGTAGAACAGGTAGGTACTATGACTAACAATCCAGGTGGTTTTTCAGTTGGTGGGAATGTCGGTGGGAATGTCAGCAACAAGAACCTTCAAGGCGATAACAACCGCGCAGTTCAGGGAGATAATAATCAGGCTGTCCTGGGTGATAGTAATCAAGTAACTCAACAAAATCAAGTAGGTACAGCTACCTCTGAATCACTCACTAAAGAAGATGTTGTCAAGTTACTGGCTCAACTGGAAACTTTAATTCAAGGGGCAGAATTACCAGCGGATAGCAAGGAAGAATTAATTGAAGACTTGAGTGCAGCGAAAAAAGCCACAGATAAAGAAGATCCAAATAAAGAACGTGCTTTGAACAAGTTAACAGATGTAACAAAAGCATTAGAAAATACTAGTAAGAGTGTGGAAGCTGGACAAAAAATCTGGACAACGGCAAAGCCGATAATTATGAAAGTTGCAAGCTGGCTGGGAGCGGCGGCTGGTTCTCATCTATTAGGATTGTAA
- a CDS encoding tyrosine-type recombinase/integrase — MKIDGCGQAKILSGQERELLLNKGFLSQRDRTLNELCFYTACRSCEARQILYSDIFNGDKIRETLILRKEITKGKQATRVIPVNPKLALSLEKYIQESQELLKIKQLVGQWDYKSLTCNDVFDENNQIICPKCSHNVISTAGKSRGKQLYKCKKCAYRFLVKTAFVESPELKDRVLQLGVYNSQSYGFLFANSSNPYLFPGDQGNGSISRTTVKEIFANACKRVGIIGAGTHSWRRTALTEMHKKKIPMKVIQNISGHVRLSNLQKYLEVSREEVEAAINSLP, encoded by the coding sequence ATGAAAATTGATGGCTGTGGACAAGCGAAAATACTATCTGGACAAGAAAGAGAACTACTATTAAATAAAGGATTCTTATCTCAAAGAGATAGAACTCTCAATGAATTATGTTTCTACACAGCTTGTCGTAGCTGTGAAGCCAGACAGATTTTATATTCAGATATTTTTAATGGAGATAAAATTCGGGAGACTCTCATTCTGAGGAAGGAGATTACTAAAGGGAAACAGGCAACTAGAGTTATTCCTGTAAATCCAAAACTGGCTTTGTCATTAGAAAAATACATTCAGGAATCTCAAGAACTACTAAAAATAAAACAACTGGTGGGGCAATGGGATTATAAAAGTTTAACTTGTAATGATGTATTTGATGAAAATAATCAAATCATTTGTCCAAAATGTTCTCATAATGTTATCTCTACCGCTGGTAAATCCAGGGGTAAGCAATTGTATAAATGTAAAAAATGTGCATACCGCTTCCTAGTAAAAACAGCTTTTGTAGAATCCCCGGAGTTGAAAGATAGAGTTCTTCAACTGGGAGTATATAACTCCCAAAGTTACGGATTTTTATTCGCTAATTCATCTAATCCTTACTTGTTTCCAGGAGACCAAGGAAACGGATCTATTTCTAGAACAACTGTTAAAGAAATATTTGCAAATGCGTGTAAAAGAGTAGGAATTATCGGAGCAGGGACACATAGCTGGAGAAGAACTGCTCTAACAGAAATGCACAAAAAGAAAATTCCTATGAAAGTAATTCAAAATATATCTGGTCATGTCCGACTTTCTAATCTACAGAAGTATTTAGAAGTATCCAGAGAAGAAGTAGAAGCAGCAATTAACTCACTGCCATAA